The Diospyros lotus cultivar Yz01 chromosome 15, ASM1463336v1, whole genome shotgun sequence genome has a window encoding:
- the LOC127792143 gene encoding uncharacterized protein LOC127792143 isoform X1, with protein MYTLHFGFLLILKEKMLTSSASLISCYSSLPHKKKSCPTPGFSAQSPNSKNPFLRTSIPSRLLGPCRAIPTISHLHKKGLEKEASRVLRTSSPSRSFWAFRYRPTISNCQKKGLLQRCQSSMNNQNSQDSVLEEEASLEREMNGSEDSSGGESGDWTTSFLLFLLWAGLMYYVFNLSPNQTPLRDMYFLKKLLNLKGDDGFQMNEVLVSLWYIMGLWPLVYSMLLLPTGRSSKSKIPVWPFLVLSFFGGAYALLPYFVLWRPPSPPIEEAELRGWPLNFLESKLTAGFSCLETESLPTPHQISLAAGLGLIIYAGLANADVWKEFYQYFRESKFIHLTSIDFALLSAFAPFWVYNDMTTRKWYGKGIWLLPFSLIPLLGPSLYLLLRPSLASAPVSLSPTSAEDK; from the exons atgtataccCTCCACTTCGGATTTTTGCTCATTTTGAAGGAGAAGATGTTAACCAGCAGCGCAAGCCTCATCTCCTGCTACTCTTCCCTCCCCCACAAGAAGAAGAGCTGCCCTACACCTGGATTTTCAGCTCAATCCCCAAATTCCAAAAACCCATTTCTCAGGACCTCAATTCCTTCAAGATTATTAGGACCCTGCAGGGCCATACCCACAATCTCCCATCTCCACAAGAAGGGTTTGGAGAAAGAAGCTTCGAGAGTTCTCAGAACCTCATCTCCTTCAAGATCTTTCTGGGCTTTTCGTTACAGACCCACAATCTCTAATTGCCAGAAGAAGGGTCTGTTGCAGAGATGTCAAAGCTCTATGAACAACCAGAATTCCCAAGATTCAGTTTTAGAGGAAGAAGCTAGCTTGGAGAGGGAGATGAATGGCAGTGAAGATAGTTCTGGTGGGGAGAGTGGGGACTGGACGACGTCGTTTTTGCTTTTCCTGCTGTGGGCTGGGCTCATGTACTATGTCTTCAACCTCTCGCCCAACCAGACTCCG TTAAGAGACATGTATTTCTTGAAAAAGCTTCTGAATCTGAAGGGAGATGATGGGTTCCAGATGAATGAAGTGCTAGTTTCTCTATGGTACATCATGGGTTTGTGGCCTCTTGTATATAGCATGCTGCTGCTTCCAACTGGTAGAAG CTCAAAGAGTAAAATCCCAGTCTGGCCATTCCTTGTGCTTTCTTTCTTTGGTGGGGCATATGCTCTTCTGCCCTATTTTGTTCTTTGGAGACCACCATCTCCACCTATTGAAGAAGCTGAACTCCGAGGGTGGCCTCTAAATTTTCTGGAGTCAAAGTTAACTGCTGGG TTTAGTTGCTTGGAAACAGAAAGTTTACCAACTCCACATCAGATATCACTTGCTGCAGGACTAGGTCTAATCATTTATGCTGGTTTAGCTAACGCTGATGTCTGGAAGGAATTTTACCAGTACTTCCGGGAGAGCAAATTT ATCCATCTCACCAGCATCGATTTTGCTCTGCTATCTGCATTTGCTCCCTTTTGGGTTTACAATGATATGACTACTCGAAAATG GTATGGCAAAGGCATTTGGCTTCTTCCCTTTTCACTGATCCCGCTCTTGGGTCCTTCTTTGTATCTTCTCCTTAGGCCATCGTTAGCTTCAGCACCTGTTTCCTTGAGCCCAACCTCTGCCGAAGATAAATAG
- the LOC127792142 gene encoding long chain acyl-CoA synthetase 8 has protein sequence MEESEGTLLNSPLIKKISNGDYTSVFKDYGLIGMLGVIVLSVLIPLLVSVMLAGKKKVKQRGVPVDVGDEAGLAMRNARLSKLVEVPWEGATTMAALFEQSCNKHSQQLFLGTRELISRDFATASDGRKFEKLHLGEYRWETYGQVFDRVCNFASGLVRLGHDVDTRVAIFSDTRAEWLIAFQGCFRQNITVVTIYASLGEDALIHSLNETQVSTLICDFKQLKKLDAVSSSLKTMKNIIYFEDYETGSESNPSRNMSTWTVMPFSEVEKLGKESSVHPRLPIKKDIAVIMYTSGSTGLPKGVMMTHGNLVATAAAVITVIPGLGKSDVYLAYLPLAHVFELAAESVMLAAGSAIGYGSTLTLTDTSNKIKKGTKGDVSVLKPTLMAAVPAILDRVRDGVSKKVEESGSLVKTLFSIGYNRRLAAIEGSWFGAWGLEKLLWDVVVFKKIRSVLGGRIRFMLCGGAPLSGETQRFINICVGAPIGQGYGLTETCAGAAFSEWDDPSVGRVGPPLPCCYIKLVSWEEGGYTTSDKPMPRGEITVGGFSVTDGYFNNEAKTKESFKVDERGMRWFYTGDIGQFHPDGCLEIIDRKKDIVKLQHGEYISLGKVEATLMTSNYVDNVMLYADPFHNYCVALVVPVHQLLEKWAKEAGIKYQDYAELCEKVEAINEVQQSISKVAKAAKLDKFETPAKIKLIPEPWTPETGLVTAALKLKREQLKAKFKVELQKLYQ, from the exons ATGGAGGAATCTGAGGGAACTCTTTTGAACTCACcccttattaaaaaaatatccaaTGGTGATTACACCTCGGTTTTCAAAGACTATGGATTGATTGGCATGTTGGGTGTGATTGTTCTCTCAGTACTCATACCCTTGTTGGTGTCCGTGATGCTTGCGGGGAAGAAAAAAGTGAAACAAAGAGGGGTTCCTGTAGATGTTGGAGATGAGGCTGGTCTAGCAATGCGCAATGCTAGATTGTCCAAATTGGTTGAAGTTCCTTGGGAAGGGGCCACTACTATGGCAGCTTTATTTGAGCAGTCTTGTAATAAGCACTCACAACAACTATTTCTTGGAACTAGAGAGCTAATCAGCAGGGACTTTGCTACAGCCAGTGATggtagaaaatttgaaaagctACATCTGGGAGAGTATCGTTGGGAGACTTATGGGCAGGTGTTTGATCGTGTTTGCAACTTTGCATCAGGACTTGTTAGATTAGGTCATGATGTGGACACTCGTGTTGCCATTTTTTCTGATACTCGGGCAGAGTGGTTAATTGCATTTCAG GGTTGCTTCCGGCAGAATATCACTGTTGTTACCATATATGCTTCTCTAGGAGAGGATGCTCTGATCCACTCACTTAATGAG ACCCAGGTGTCGACTCTGATTTGTGATTTTAAGCAACTGAAGAAGTTGGATGCTGTAAGTTCGAGTCTAAAAACAATGAAGAACATCATTTACTTTGAAGATTATGAGACTGGAAGTGAATCAAATCCCTCCAGAAATATGAGCACTTGGACAGTTATGCCTTTCTCTGAGGTGGAGAAGCTGGGGAAAGAGAGTTCTGTTCATCCAAGACTACCTATCAAGAAGGATATTGCAGTTATCATGTATACAAGTGGTAGTACCGGTCTACCAAAG GGAGTTATGATGACCCATGGCAACCTTGTAGCAACTGCTGCTGCAGTTATAACTGTGATTCCAGGACTAGGAAAGAGTGATGTTTACTTGGCATACTTGCCGCTGGCTCATGTTTTTGAGTTGGCAGCTGAG TCTGTAATGTTAGCTGCAGGTTCTGCCATTGGTTATGGGTCGACCCTGACATTAACAGACACTTCTAACAAAATCAAGAAGGGAACCAAGGGGGACGTTTCTGTTTTAAAACCCACTCTCATGGCAGCAGTTCCAGCAATTCTGGATCGTGTTCGAGATGGAGTTTCAAAGAAG GTTGAGGAAAGTGGAAGTCTTGTGAAGACACTTTTCAGTATTGGCTACAACCGCAGGCTGGCTGCCATCGAAGGTAGTTGGTTTGGAGCCTGGGGATTAGAAAAATTACTGTGGGATGTCgtggttttcaaaaaaatacGTTCTGTACTTGGGGGAAGAATCCGATTCATGCTTTGTGGTGGAGCTCCCTTATCTGGAGAGACACAGCGGTTTATCAACATCTGTGTGGG GGCGCCTATTGGACAAGGATATGGCCTCACAGAAACATGTGCAGGGGCTGCTTTTAGTGAGTGGGATGACCCTTCTGTTGGGCGTGTTGGCCCACCACTTCCTTGTTGCTACATCAAG CTGGTTTCTTGGGAAGAGGGTGGGTATACAACATCTGACAAACCAATGCCTCGAGGAGAGATCACAGTTGGTGGGTTTAGTGTAACCGATGGGTACTTCAACAATGAAGCAAAAACAAAGGAGTCATTTAAG GTTGATGAGAGGGGCATGCGCTGGTTCTACACTGGCGATATAGGACAGTTTCACCCTGATGGATGCCTGGAAATCATTGACCGAAAGAAGGATATTGTTAAACTTCAACACGGAGAATATATATCCCTTGGCAAG GTTGAGGCAACTCTGATGACAAGCAACTATGTGGACAATGTTATGCTGTATGCAGATCCTTTCCACAACTATTGTGTAGCTCTAGTTGTTCCTGTTCATCAGCTCCTCGAGAAGTGGGCCAAAGAAGCTGGCATCAAGTATCAAGATTATGCCGAGTTATGTGAAAAAGTAGAGGCTATAAATGAGGTCCAGCAATCCATTTCGAAG GTGGCAAAAGCTGCAAAACTGGACAAGTTTGAGACTCCTGCAAAGATTAAGCTGATACCGGAGCCCTGGACACCGGAGACTGGATTGGTTACTGCTGCTCTCAAACTAAAGAGGGAACAATTGAAGGCCAAATTCAAAGTCGAGCTGCAAAAGTTATACCAGTGA
- the LOC127792145 gene encoding uncharacterized protein LOC127792145 isoform X1 → MHAMFRGRAVFQLHRQMHILSRDGPSETLKKKVAELEKTRKRRSPKKDQLFVEVPEPKTFLDTATMPMLLTVVGVALFAKLLMMYDDSKSQEMIEHKIKHAPSDQGTVRMLTREEWEEIREVRPRTPFESKLARPNARIRTGEPLHMEDLKDWTIDVLTDALTRAEETARKGPK, encoded by the exons ATGCATG CAATGTTTCGAGGCAGAGCTGTGTTTCAGTTGCACAGACAAATGCACATCCTATCCCGTGATGGTCCTAGTGAAACTCTGAAGAAGAAGGTAGCAGAGTTGGAGAAGACAAGGAAAAGGAGGAGCCCTAAGAAGGATCAGCTGTTTGTAGAAGTTCCAGAGCCAAAAACATTCCTTGACACAGCAACCATGCCAATGCTTCTCACTGTTGTTGGCGTTGCTCTCTTTGCAAAGCTCCTGATGATG tatgatgattccaaatctcaAGAGATGATTGAGCACAAAATAAAGCATGCTCCTTCTGATCAAGGCACTGTTAGGATGCTTACTCGTGAGGAATGGGAGGAAATTCGAGAAGTGCGGCCAAGGACTCCATTTGAATCAAAGCTTGCTCGTCCAAATGCACGAATAAGAACTGGGGAACCATTACACATG GAGGATTTGAAGGATTGGACCATTGATGTGCTCACAGATGCACTTACTCGAGCTGAAGAAACCGCTAGAAAGGGGCCCAAGTGA
- the LOC127792145 gene encoding uncharacterized protein LOC127792145 isoform X2: protein MFRGRAVFQLHRQMHILSRDGPSETLKKKVAELEKTRKRRSPKKDQLFVEVPEPKTFLDTATMPMLLTVVGVALFAKLLMMYDDSKSQEMIEHKIKHAPSDQGTVRMLTREEWEEIREVRPRTPFESKLARPNARIRTGEPLHMEDLKDWTIDVLTDALTRAEETARKGPK from the exons ATGTTTCGAGGCAGAGCTGTGTTTCAGTTGCACAGACAAATGCACATCCTATCCCGTGATGGTCCTAGTGAAACTCTGAAGAAGAAGGTAGCAGAGTTGGAGAAGACAAGGAAAAGGAGGAGCCCTAAGAAGGATCAGCTGTTTGTAGAAGTTCCAGAGCCAAAAACATTCCTTGACACAGCAACCATGCCAATGCTTCTCACTGTTGTTGGCGTTGCTCTCTTTGCAAAGCTCCTGATGATG tatgatgattccaaatctcaAGAGATGATTGAGCACAAAATAAAGCATGCTCCTTCTGATCAAGGCACTGTTAGGATGCTTACTCGTGAGGAATGGGAGGAAATTCGAGAAGTGCGGCCAAGGACTCCATTTGAATCAAAGCTTGCTCGTCCAAATGCACGAATAAGAACTGGGGAACCATTACACATG GAGGATTTGAAGGATTGGACCATTGATGTGCTCACAGATGCACTTACTCGAGCTGAAGAAACCGCTAGAAAGGGGCCCAAGTGA
- the LOC127792143 gene encoding uncharacterized protein LOC127792143 isoform X2, whose translation MYTLHFGFLLILKEKMLTSSASLISCYSSLPHKKKSCPTPGFSAQSPNSKNPFLRTSIPSRLLGPCRAIPTISHLHKKGLEKEASRVLRTSSPSRSFWAFRYRPTISNCQKKGLLQRCQSSMNNQNSQDSVLEEEASLEREMNGSEDSSGGESGDWTTSFLLFLLWAGLMYYVFNLSPNQTPLRDMYFLKKLLNLKGDDGFQMNEVLVSLWYIMGLWPLVYSMLLLPTGRSSKSKIPVWPFLVLSFFGGAYALLPYFVLWRPPSPPIEEAELRGWPLNFLESKLTAGISLAAGLGLIIYAGLANADVWKEFYQYFRESKFIHLTSIDFALLSAFAPFWVYNDMTTRKWYGKGIWLLPFSLIPLLGPSLYLLLRPSLASAPVSLSPTSAEDK comes from the exons atgtataccCTCCACTTCGGATTTTTGCTCATTTTGAAGGAGAAGATGTTAACCAGCAGCGCAAGCCTCATCTCCTGCTACTCTTCCCTCCCCCACAAGAAGAAGAGCTGCCCTACACCTGGATTTTCAGCTCAATCCCCAAATTCCAAAAACCCATTTCTCAGGACCTCAATTCCTTCAAGATTATTAGGACCCTGCAGGGCCATACCCACAATCTCCCATCTCCACAAGAAGGGTTTGGAGAAAGAAGCTTCGAGAGTTCTCAGAACCTCATCTCCTTCAAGATCTTTCTGGGCTTTTCGTTACAGACCCACAATCTCTAATTGCCAGAAGAAGGGTCTGTTGCAGAGATGTCAAAGCTCTATGAACAACCAGAATTCCCAAGATTCAGTTTTAGAGGAAGAAGCTAGCTTGGAGAGGGAGATGAATGGCAGTGAAGATAGTTCTGGTGGGGAGAGTGGGGACTGGACGACGTCGTTTTTGCTTTTCCTGCTGTGGGCTGGGCTCATGTACTATGTCTTCAACCTCTCGCCCAACCAGACTCCG TTAAGAGACATGTATTTCTTGAAAAAGCTTCTGAATCTGAAGGGAGATGATGGGTTCCAGATGAATGAAGTGCTAGTTTCTCTATGGTACATCATGGGTTTGTGGCCTCTTGTATATAGCATGCTGCTGCTTCCAACTGGTAGAAG CTCAAAGAGTAAAATCCCAGTCTGGCCATTCCTTGTGCTTTCTTTCTTTGGTGGGGCATATGCTCTTCTGCCCTATTTTGTTCTTTGGAGACCACCATCTCCACCTATTGAAGAAGCTGAACTCCGAGGGTGGCCTCTAAATTTTCTGGAGTCAAAGTTAACTGCTGGG ATATCACTTGCTGCAGGACTAGGTCTAATCATTTATGCTGGTTTAGCTAACGCTGATGTCTGGAAGGAATTTTACCAGTACTTCCGGGAGAGCAAATTT ATCCATCTCACCAGCATCGATTTTGCTCTGCTATCTGCATTTGCTCCCTTTTGGGTTTACAATGATATGACTACTCGAAAATG GTATGGCAAAGGCATTTGGCTTCTTCCCTTTTCACTGATCCCGCTCTTGGGTCCTTCTTTGTATCTTCTCCTTAGGCCATCGTTAGCTTCAGCACCTGTTTCCTTGAGCCCAACCTCTGCCGAAGATAAATAG